ATCATCCATGGAAACTGCTGATGAAGGGAAAATGACCTACAGTCCTATCAAAAATCCTTTACTCTATTTTGTTCCCATCCTGATCCTGGCTGTATCCGCGGGTTCATATTTTCGTGCCTTCGACGCCCAGGAGCTGCAAGCCCTCGATCTAAGGTTTGCTTTTCGTCCACCGTCGGGGGTTTCGGATAATATCGCGGTTATCGAGATGGGGGACGATACTCTAAAGAAATTGGGCGATTGGCCGATCGGGCGGAATTATCACGCGCTTCTCATAAGGGCCCTTTCAGCGGCCGGCGCGCGCGCGATAGTATTCGATATATTTTTCAGCGAACCTCGTGAATATGACGAAGACCTGGAAAACGCCATGAAGGACGCGGGAAACGTATACCTGCCGTTTGTCTTCGACATTCAATCAAAAAAAACGAAAGATTGTCTCACGGCTTCAGGTATTATAGCCGGAAACCTGAACGAATTAAGTTTATCGGCAAAAGGGGAAGGGTATATAAATGTTCCGCCCGATAATGACGGAAAATTCAGAATGGCGCCGCTTCTTATAGAATATGACGGGGCGAGACGCCCCTCCATGGCCCTGCGCGTCGCATCCGATTATCCCGGTTTTCCCGGGATAGAGGCAGTGCCGCTCGACGAATATTCCAATATCGTGATAAACTTTTCCGGGAAATGGAAGCGGGCATTTCATCATTACTCTTACGTTGATGTGTTGCAGTCGTATATGGCATCCGATCGGGGCGACGCTCCGATCCTTGATATGAAAGCTTTTAAGGATAAGATATGCATAATAGGCTTGACTGCCACAGGTACGGTAGATCTGCACCCCACCCCTCTCGAGCCGCTCTATCCAACGATGGGTGTCCATGCCGAAGTGATCGATTCCATAATTAACAAAAGATTCATAACGCGGATCGGAAGATGGCCGAACTTAGCGGTACTGATGTTCCTGGCGGCGTTTCAATCTCTGATAGCGTTAAAAATGAAACCTGTTGCCGGATTTTTAATGCTTGCGGTCGAATCGTTGTTTTTCTCCGGCGTCGCTATTTTGCTTTTCAATCTCTACGGGCTATGGATCGATCTGTTTTACCCATTGGCCGTTTTAGTAGCCGCATACCTTTTTTTTACTTTGTGTAAATACGCCGCGGAATGGAAGAGGCGTCTTATTCTTGAGAGCGAACTCGATATCGCTAAAAAGATACAGGAGAGTTTTTTGCCGAAGAGCGTACCGAGCATGGATGGGGTAGAAATAGCCGCAGGTATGGTTACGGCAAAGCAGGTTGGCGGAGACCTGTATGATTTTGTCGATATGGGCGCCGGCAGGATAGGCATAATGATAGGGGATGTCTCCGGCAAAGGCGTGCCTGCGAGTCTTTTCATGGCGCTGTCCGCAGGCGCGTTCAGATCGTCGGCAGAGTCAGCCCCGTCGCCGGATAAAGTTTTGTCCTCACTCAATATGAAGCTTCTCAAAGAGTCCTCGTCGGGACTATTCCTGACGTCTTTCTACGCCATACTGGACGTATCCGGCAAAGAACTTGTTTACGCGAACGGTGGGCATTTACCGGCGATCCTTTTACATGAAGGTGAGAAAGCGAAATTCTTAGATACCGACGGCGGTACGCCTCTCGGCTTATTTGAAGGAAATTATCCCGCCGCGCGCGCGTCCATAGCGAAAGGTGATATAATAATATTCTATACGGATGGCGTTACCGAGGCGATGAATGTCCGCCGCGAAATGTATGGTACCGAGCGATTGCTGAGTGTTTCCGGAAAGAACCGGATGTCCTCATCGGAAAAATTGATAGAGGCGATAAAAAAAGATGTAAAAAAATTCGAAGGCAGAGCCGGTCAGCATGACGACCTTACGATCATAGTTGTAAAAATAATATAAAAACGGGAGGATTAAAATGAAAAGATGCGTGTTTTTTTTGATTATAGCTATGGCCGTAAGCATTGTGTTTATGCCTGCGCATGTGTTTGCCGAAAATAAATGGACGGCGCTCGTTGAGGAATCGGGTAAGGTGCTATCCGAGGTCCAGGAGATGCCGGATGATTCGATACCATCGGAACTTTTATCAAAATGTTCGGCTATAGCGATATTTCCATCTACGATCTCGGCGGGTTTTGGTATCGGCGGGCAGTATGGGCAGGGTATTATAATGGTCAGGGATACGGCGAGCGGCAAGTGGTCGTCGCCGGCTATATTTACAATAGCGGGTGGATCTATAGGATTGCAGATAGGCGGGCAGGCGACGGATTACGTGCTTCTT
This genomic stretch from Candidatus Omnitrophota bacterium harbors:
- a CDS encoding CHASE2 domain-containing protein — its product is METADEGKMTYSPIKNPLLYFVPILILAVSAGSYFRAFDAQELQALDLRFAFRPPSGVSDNIAVIEMGDDTLKKLGDWPIGRNYHALLIRALSAAGARAIVFDIFFSEPREYDEDLENAMKDAGNVYLPFVFDIQSKKTKDCLTASGIIAGNLNELSLSAKGEGYINVPPDNDGKFRMAPLLIEYDGARRPSMALRVASDYPGFPGIEAVPLDEYSNIVINFSGKWKRAFHHYSYVDVLQSYMASDRGDAPILDMKAFKDKICIIGLTATGTVDLHPTPLEPLYPTMGVHAEVIDSIINKRFITRIGRWPNLAVLMFLAAFQSLIALKMKPVAGFLMLAVESLFFSGVAILLFNLYGLWIDLFYPLAVLVAAYLFFTLCKYAAEWKRRLILESELDIAKKIQESFLPKSVPSMDGVEIAAGMVTAKQVGGDLYDFVDMGAGRIGIMIGDVSGKGVPASLFMALSAGAFRSSAESAPSPDKVLSSLNMKLLKESSSGLFLTSFYAILDVSGKELVYANGGHLPAILLHEGEKAKFLDTDGGTPLGLFEGNYPAARASIAKGDIIIFYTDGVTEAMNVRREMYGTERLLSVSGKNRMSSSEKLIEAIKKDVKKFEGRAGQHDDLTIIVVKII
- a CDS encoding lipid-binding SYLF domain-containing protein translates to MKRCVFFLIIAMAVSIVFMPAHVFAENKWTALVEESGKVLSEVQEMPDDSIPSELLSKCSAIAIFPSTISAGFGIGGQYGQGIIMVRDTASGKWSSPAIFTIAGGSIGLQIGGQATDYVLLIMNRRSVDGILQGKFKLGVDADVAAGPVGRAAEASTDIQLKGGILSYSRSRGLFAGAKLGGSVIVQHWEGDDELYGKKLSAREILLENKTKMPKSADKILNVLNKYPYVK